A DNA window from Schistocerca gregaria isolate iqSchGreg1 chromosome 2, iqSchGreg1.2, whole genome shotgun sequence contains the following coding sequences:
- the LOC126336455 gene encoding cuticle protein 64-like yields the protein MKTPVCAVLLSLLVLVKGEDAESKTEGRDSKTQKRGLLGLGLGGYDTGYIGHGGYYGSGYGGYGGYGGYGGYGGYNAYGGYTGFPSSYGVKTVTITKPVPVPYPVTVERKVPVPVKVPVTVPVVRPYPVKVPQPYPVPVPKPVPYPVSVPKAVPVPIPQPVVVKQPVPVVVKSTGFGGLYGGFGHSGYGTSYGSYLGHSGYGSLDYFGTSGFGHH from the exons ATGAAGACTCCG GTGTGTGCTGTACTTCTTTCATTGCTCGTTCTGGTGAAAGGAGAAGACGCAGAATCGAAAACAGAAGGAAGGGACAGCAAGACGCAGAAGCGAGGATTATTAGGCCTAGGTTTGGGGGGATATGATACTGGTTATATTGGACATGGTGGATACTACGGATCAGGCTATGGCGGATATGGCGGCTACGGGGGATACGGCGGGTATGGTGGATACAACGCCTACGGAGGATACACAGGCTTCCCCAGTAGCTACGGCGTGAAGACGGTGACCATCACGAAGCCTGTCCCAGTGCCCTACCCGGTGACCGTCGAGAGGAAGGTCCCCGTGCCTGTCAAGGTTCCCGTCACGGTGCCCGTGGTAAGGCCGTACCCTGTCAAGGTACCCCAGCCATACCCTGTGCCCGTACCCAAGCCGGTACCCTACCCAGTTTCCGTGCCAAAGGCAGTGCCCGTGCCAATCCCGCAGCCCGTAGTGGTCAAGCAGCCAGTCCCGGTTGTCGTCAAGAGCACAGGCTTTGGAGGGCTCTACGGTGGCTTTGGACACTCGGGATATGGCACGAGCTACGGTAGCTATCTAGGACACTCGGGATATGGCAGCCTTGACTACTTTGGTACCAGTGGCTTTGGTCACCACTGA